In Clostridium thermosuccinogenes, the genomic stretch AAATATAAAAAAAGATATAAAAAATGAGAAAATTACAAGCGAGTTTGCTCGTGAGCAGTGAAGAATGACAAAGTTTGCTCGTGGAAGGTAATGAGTATTCATACGCAGGGTATAACCTACGGGAGGAAATATCGAAACCACCTACACATACGAATTATACAGGCTTACGAGGGATTACAACTGCGTCCGTTTAGCATATTTTTATTTATTTCTATATCTATTTTTGAACACAAAAAAACCGCCAAAGGTTTTTATACCTATGACGGTTTTGTAAACTCGCAAACAAACTTTGTAAGTTTGAACAAACTCGAGTGTAAATAAACAAAAGAATTACCTCTTGGAGAACTGAGGTGCCCTTCTCGCTTTTTTGAGACCGTATTTCTTTCTTTCCTTCATTCTTGGGTCTCTAGTAAGAAAACCGGCTTTCTTCAACGTAGGTCTGAACTCTTCGTCAGCCTTGAGCAGAGCCCTTGATATACCGTGCCTTATAGCACCGGCCTGACCGGTAAAGCCTCCGCCTACAACCTTGCATATTACATCGAATTTGCTTTCAGTACCTGTCAGCACCAAAGGCTGTTTTACTATAACTTTAAGGGTATTGAGCCCAAAATAATCGTCCAAGCTTCTATCATTTATGATAATATTCCCATCTCCGGGAACAAGTCTTACTCTCGCTACAGATTTTTTCCTTCTACCAGTTCCGTAATATTGCACCTTCGCCATGATCATTCTTTCCTCCCTTCACAAATCATATGTTGAGTTCAAGCACTTCTGGTTTTTGTGCCTGATGCTTATGCTCTCCGCCTGCGTATACCTTAAGCTTCCTGAACATTGCCCTTCCCAGGCTGTTCTTGGGGAGCATACCTTTGATTGCAACTTCCAACACCTTCTCCGGTCTCTTTGCCAGGAAATGGCGATAAGGTATTTCTTTAAGACCTCCCGGATAACCGGTATGATACCTGTATAATTTCTTATCAAGCTTCTTACCTGTCAAAACTATCTTTTCAGCATTGATAATAATTACATGATCACCGGTATCAACATGCGGTGTATAATTGGGCTTATGTTTTCCTCTCAATATTTTGGCAACTTCACTTGCCAGTCTTCCCAATGGTTTGCCTTCTGCATCGACAACATACCACTTTCTCTGAACTTCTTCGGCTTTCGCCATGAAAGTTTTCATGGAATCTCTAACCTCCTCAAAACTACTGATAGTGAATATTTATAAAAATTTAATACCTTCAGTTCAGTGCTACTACTTTACAGTGTAAACCTACATATTTAAACAATTCCCATAAGGTAGTAAATGAATTGAACCAAACTTTCGACACCTTAACATTTTAATATAGACATAGATAACATGTCAAGGATATTTTGCAAAGAACTTAATTTATCTCCTGCTTTCTCTCTATTTTAACCATATTATATCAATATCTCACGTATAATCGTCCGCCATACCATTTTTTTAGAACCAAAATCAAGACAAAGTCATGGATTTTGCAGTCTTTATTGGGTATTACGTTTTTAAATAGAGATAAGCTCAAGCAAGCTTCATTTTTTCCATCCGGTGGAGGTAAACCATAATGCCCATGCAGCACCACCCTTCTTCGTCAGAAGTACACTTCCACCAGATACAGACCATGGGCGGGAGCGGTTTGACCTGCCCTCCTCCTGTCGCGGCTCTCTATAATGGCAGGTATGTCATCGTATTTTATTTTTCCGTTTCCCACATATATTAATGTGCCTGCAATAATCCTGACCATATTATATAGAAATCCGTCTCCGGACACCTCCAGCTCAATAAGCTTTGAATCCTTACTGCATGGCCCGGGCAGAGCATTGCTGTTTTCCGAAATGGAAATTCCGGTGATGGTCCTTTCCGACGTTTTAGTATCGCTTCCGGAAGCTCTGAAAGCTGAAAAATCATGCCTTCCCAAAAAGTAAGGCAGAGCTTTTTGCATAGCCTCAATATCCAGGGGCAGATGAACCAAGGCAGCACGATTTCTGAGAAGAGCTGAAGGTTTACGGGAGTTGTATATCAAATACCTATACTTTTTACCCTTGCTGGAAAACCTCGCATGAAAGTCCGGGCTGACATCTTCTGATTCTCTGATGACAATATCCTCGGGCAGCAGGTTGTTTAATGCGTAAGCAAATTTTTCCCCGGGAATCCCCGAATTGGTGTGAAAATTCGCTACCTGCCCCAAAGCATGCACTCCCACATCGGTTCTGCTGCTCCCCACCAGGTCGCAGTCTTCCCCCGTTAAACTTTCTATGGCTCTTTTAACTACATCCTGCACTGTAACTGCGTTTGTCTGACTCTGCCATCCATGATAGTTCGTTCCGTCATATTCTATTGTCAGCTTAATATTGCGCACGCGTCTGACACCCCTGTGACTTAATTCATTGTGCTAGTAGTGCTGTTACAAAGTAATACGAAAAATTACTGGTTTGAATTCAGCTGATTGAAACTGTGTAAAGTAATGCGGTTATGCAAAACCGGCCCCAAATCCGGCCGATTTGGTAAATATCGTCCTTATAAGTCTTACCCTGCATTACTATTCTGTTTTCATATCCTTTTTGAATTCTGCATTCATACATCTAGTATGTACAACAAAAAGGCGGGATTATCCCGCCCATTCATCCATTCTATAAACGGTGGAATTGCCCCACCTATGATGCCTTTTGGCTCTTAGTCCTTACCAAGC encodes the following:
- the rpsI gene encoding 30S ribosomal protein S9 codes for the protein MAKVQYYGTGRRKKSVARVRLVPGDGNIIINDRSLDDYFGLNTLKVIVKQPLVLTGTESKFDVICKVVGGGFTGQAGAIRHGISRALLKADEEFRPTLKKAGFLTRDPRMKERKKYGLKKARRAPQFSKR
- the rplM gene encoding 50S ribosomal protein L13 — protein: MKTFMAKAEEVQRKWYVVDAEGKPLGRLASEVAKILRGKHKPNYTPHVDTGDHVIIINAEKIVLTGKKLDKKLYRYHTGYPGGLKEIPYRHFLAKRPEKVLEVAIKGMLPKNSLGRAMFRKLKVYAGGEHKHQAQKPEVLELNI
- the truA gene encoding tRNA pseudouridine(38-40) synthase TruA translates to MRNIKLTIEYDGTNYHGWQSQTNAVTVQDVVKRAIESLTGEDCDLVGSSRTDVGVHALGQVANFHTNSGIPGEKFAYALNNLLPEDIVIRESEDVSPDFHARFSSKGKKYRYLIYNSRKPSALLRNRAALVHLPLDIEAMQKALPYFLGRHDFSAFRASGSDTKTSERTITGISISENSNALPGPCSKDSKLIELEVSGDGFLYNMVRIIAGTLIYVGNGKIKYDDIPAIIESRDRRRAGQTAPAHGLYLVEVYF